The region CGCGAATACTTCAAAACCCTCTACTATAAACTCGAGCTCTCAGATCTCTCGACGACGCTATTGACGGTTTCGCTGCCGACGATTGTCTTCATCACGTACGTGCTGCTCGCACTCGACACCGGGCTCTTTCCGGATGTTTCTATCTTCGGCTACACGCCGCTGACCGTCTTCATCAGCCTCGCATACACCATTGCACTCACCCCGTACACCGTCCTCACCTCGTACGTATTCCGGGCAGCGACAGTGACCAAACTAACACCAGAAGAAGGTCCGTTCGTCCTCGATACGGAACGAGAGACAGCCTATGACGACCCTGAACAGTGAGTCGCATCAATTCACTCCAGAAGCGCCGCCGGCTCGAGCGAGCGCGATGGTGCGCCAATCCACGACACGCCCTCCTCCTCCTTGGCGAGCACGTCTGCAAGTCGAAGCCACTGTCCATCCGCAAGTTCAACAGCCGCCTCGAGGCAGACAAGTGACCCAGGTTCGATCGAATCGGCACCTGCACGCGGTCGCTCAGCAGGCTCGAGACCGATTCCTGCGACTCGTGTTTCGATCTCACCATCCTCACCAAACGCTCGAATTTCGGCCTCGAGGTCGGCTTCGACGGCTCGAATCGATTCGGGTCCGGCCGTGAGCATGGACTGACTCGAGCGAAATGCCTGCGTGAGCGCAACGTGGGCGCGGCGCTCGCGGCCACCATCGCTGTCGACAACGAACGTCCGGATAAGTCGACCGTAATAGCCCGCGGGGCCGCGTGGCTGGACAATGACTGTGAGTGGCTCACCCGGTTCGAGTGCTTGGGTTGGTGTCTGTGCCTGTCCCTGTTTCACCGTCGAGTTCCCTGCGGGAAAGCCACCCGCAGACACGATTGCCTCGTCGATTGCAACGCGAAGTGACTGGGCAGTCACCGGCGTTCCATCCCGCTCGAGGCACCCATCGGTTACTGTCGCACCCGCAATGATAGCGGCTCCCCGTTGCAGTCCCTCGCGTGCGGCCACCTGTGCCGTCTCGATGGATGGCCGCTCACGAGCCGTTTTTACCGCCCGCGCCCGATCACACACGTCGCTCGAGGCCAGTGTCAATCCCGCTGCCTCGAGATGTAACGCCGCGTCGTGGGGGATCGTCGCTGGCGTCAAAACTGTCCGCTCGCCGTATTGATCGACGAGTGCATCACCGAGTGCCGTCGCTGGATGTGCGCCATTGTCTCCGAAGACGGCCCACTCCGTGCCATCGTAGCCGAGTGCAACGACTTGGGTTTGGTCGTGTGTGGGGTGGTCCTCGAGTGCCGACAGACAGTACTGGACAACCGGCGTCTGAGCCTCCCCGACAGTGACGGCTGCACATGCGCCTCGGTCCTCGAGTGTCTCGTCAATGTGTGACTCGATGTGGCGTCGGTGCGCATGGATCCGTTCAGTTCCCTCGTGGGAACCGCGCTCATAGTCCTCCATTGCCCCGTCAGTCACGGCGCTTCGGCTTCAATCTCGTCGCTTTCCTCATCGCTGCTCTCACTGGCATCGACGTACTGCTGGGCTTCTTCGACCAGGTCCTCGAGTGGCTCATCGGTGAGTTCGTTCTTTAACAAAACATCGATTGGCAGCGTCGGTGCGCCATCAACGAGATTCTCGAGGAGGACAAGTCGTTCGCGGGCACGGGACATCCCGACGTAGAAGACACGTCGCTCGTTATCGGTGAGGACGGGAACGGGCGAAGTGGTTTTCGTGAACTCTTCGACACCGGGAACGTCCTCGGGGTCATCGACGGTTGCAACCATCTGTTCGACGACCTTTTCGGTCAGGTCAGTGCCGACGATGACGTGGTCAGCTTCACGACCCTTTGCGGAGTGGATGGTGCCGACGCGGACGCGGTCGGTTTCCATGCCGCGGTACTCGCCGATTGCAAAGTACGAGCGAATGCTCTTTTTCTGGAAGTTCGTCACCTTACGGACCATATCCGACGCAGAGGCGCCATCGGGCATGAACGGCACGTGGTCTTTGATGACACGTGACGGGATCATCAGTTCTTGAAGGTCCTCGATACCGGCTTCCTCTTGGCGCTCGTCGATTGTATCGAACAGTTCATCGCGCTCGTTCGTGCCAAACGCCGAGTCCTGCAACATATCGGCGAGGCGTCGTGCCTGGAGGCCAGTCACGTCATCGCCGTTATCGATTGCTTCGACCGCACGCACGTATTGGGTCAGTCGATCAGTCCACATCCGCTGGTCGGTCAACGAACTGAATGGC is a window of Natronolimnobius sp. AArcel1 DNA encoding:
- a CDS encoding M24 family metallopeptidase is translated as MEDYERGSHEGTERIHAHRRHIESHIDETLEDRGACAAVTVGEAQTPVVQYCLSALEDHPTHDQTQVVALGYDGTEWAVFGDNGAHPATALGDALVDQYGERTVLTPATIPHDAALHLEAAGLTLASSDVCDRARAVKTARERPSIETAQVAAREGLQRGAAIIAGATVTDGCLERDGTPVTAQSLRVAIDEAIVSAGGFPAGNSTVKQGQAQTPTQALEPGEPLTVIVQPRGPAGYYGRLIRTFVVDSDGGRERRAHVALTQAFRSSQSMLTAGPESIRAVEADLEAEIRAFGEDGEIETRVAGIGLEPAERPRAGADSIEPGSLVCLEAAVELADGQWLRLADVLAKEEEGVSWIGAPSRSLEPAALLE